A DNA window from Hemibagrus wyckioides isolate EC202008001 linkage group LG11, SWU_Hwy_1.0, whole genome shotgun sequence contains the following coding sequences:
- the sap130a gene encoding histone deacetylase complex subunit SAP130a isoform X3 → MSSQQFPRAPLPPSGVGQGPAPAGNSTLIPGGQPGGEEGTREADHPQDPLPSGRLAGAALQFRDDKQETVVVRPYPQVQTLSQTPALAQHMSIQPNSTVTVAAPPAHLAPGQQPAFTDGTIKAGLKSAMPSRLIAPAPAASQGHLPSQAKVPGHITVTLESSMAPASIPVATISGQQGQSNVHHLMPTNLQIIRSSTPALQISSPTAPPHTFTSHLPRGAAAAAVMSSTKGPAVLRSACGANPAGGQPAAVQHIIHQSIPSRPAATTSTAVLPTMVAPISTARTQSPVISPPVTHTAEVVHGRAGLTIHPVPPPATISIQRPPTPRDRITLPSHPAMGAQKAQPTHTMTQKSIFSPVTPVAAATVAPILATNTVPSTTTTGSALHTQMSSSTIVTMTMTSHSSHATAVTSSTIPVAKVVPQPIAHTSPRIQPEYSGERTNLIPISGHRSSPNPVTMEARSDNRPTVPVQFQYFLPTNPSYAYPLTHAYTPITSSVSNIRPYPVTAQAPSSAIPAQAGVGVATTVHLNPMQLMAVDRIGLQSAQISTQNIQPASMTPQGIQPAPIGVQGLHATAPISTQGIQQAPVATQQPQAESKPSAGVVLAESTAFVTNPIGSTFSATQPVTTVVQTHPQGTSTGAPTLVSSPRPSILRKKPVNEGVKPKPDIHVAMAPPVMATVEALPTHGGEQPLSAPAPHLSQAIPALLAPPIPPPPSQPAAVLSALPAAMAVTPPVPASMANAVSSPTQPAASSTAALSSALPEIKVKQEAESMDTSQPALSIPSSTAPASIFSSQASGLTVPPQPGDLLPGASPRKKPRKQQHVISNEEGEMMETNSTDEERATSRTPGSKAERPESPPREYVDEEGVRYVPVRPRPPITLLRHYRNPWKAAYHHFQRYSDIRVKEEKKNSLQDVANQRGVACRAQGWKVHLCAAQLKQLTSLEHDVYSRLITLQEGLIPKKRAGADDDLHPINELIQGNMQRCKLVMDQVTEARDTMMKVLDHKDRVLKLLNKNGTVKKSSKLKRKERT, encoded by the exons GCGGAGAAGAAGGCACCAGAGAAGCAGACCACCCTCAGGACCCTCTGCCTAGTGGCAGATTGGCTGGAGCGGCTTTGCAGTTCCGTGATGATAAGCAGGAGACGGTGGTGGTTAGGCCCTATCCTCAAGTGCAGACTTTGAGCCAGACTCCAGCTTTGGCACAGCACATGTCTATCCAGCCAAACTCCACAGTCACAGTAGCTGCACCACCAGCTCACCTGGCCCCAGGCCAGCAGCCTGCCTTCACTGATGGAACAATCAAG GCTGGCCTAAAGTCTGCTATGCCCAGTCGACTAATTGCACCGGCTCCAGCTGCTAGTCAAGGGCATCTTCCCAGCCAAGCAAAGGTGCCTGGTCATATTACTGTTACCCTGGAAAGCAGTATGGCTCCAGCCTCCATCCCTGTAGCAACCATCAGCGGTCAGCAG GGACAGAGTAATGTGCACCACCTGATGCCAACCAACCTGCAGATCATTAGAAGCAGCACACCTGCACTGCAGATCAGCTCGCCTACCGCTCCccctcacacattcacctcCCACCTGCCCAGAG GTGCAGCTGCTGCAGCTGTGATGTCTAGCACTAAAGGCCCTGCTGTACTGAGATCTGCATGTGGAGCAAACCCAGCAGGGGGTCAACCTGCAGCCGTACAGCACATCATCCATCAGTCCATTCCG TCTCGACCTGCAGCCACCACGTCCACCGCTGTGCTACCGACCATGGTTGCCCCCATTTCAACCGCCAGAACCCAGTCTCCTGTTATCAGCCCTccagttacacacactgcagaagTAGTGCATGG GCGTGCAGGGCTTACAATCCACCCAGTTCCTCCTCCTGCCACTATCAGTATCCAGAGGCCTCCAACACCAAGAGATCGCATCACACTGCCTTCCCATCCAGCCATGGGAGCACAAAAAGCCCAGCCTACACACACAATGACCCAG AAGTCTATTTTCAGTCCTGTGACTCCTGTTGCTGCAGCGACTGTTGCCCCCATCTTAGCTACTAATACTGTGCCATCAACTACCACAACAG GTTCTGCACTTCATACCCAGATGAGCAGCAGTACAATAGTCACTATGACGATGACGTCCCACTCTTCACATGCGACAGCTGTAACCAGCTCTACAATTCCTGTCG CTAAAGTCGTTCCTCAACCCATTGCCCACACTTCCCCTCGGATCCAACCTGAATATTCCGGGGAAAGAACAAACCTGATCCCCATCTCTGGCCACCGCTCGTCCCCAAACCCTGTCACTATGGAGGCCCGCAGTGACAACAG ACCCACAGTGCCTGTCCAGTTCCAGTACTTTTTACCCACGAACCCATCATACGCCTATCCACTCACTCATGCCTATACACCGATCACTAGCTCTGTTTCCAATATCCGACCCTATCCAG TCACAGCACAGGCTCCAAGCTCTGCAATTCCTGCTCAAGCTGGTGTGGGCGTGGCCACCACAGTACATTTAAACCCCATGCAGCTAATGGCTGTGGATCGCATCGGCCTACAGTCAGCTCAAATCAGTACTCAAAATATCCAGCCAGCTTCCATGACTCCCCAGGGCATTCAACCTGCACCAATCGGAGTACAAGGCCTGCATGCCACTGCACCAATCAGTACACAGGGAATTCAGCAGGCACCAGTTGCCACACAACAGCCACAGGCAGAGTCAAAACCatcag CAGGTGTAGTTCTGGCTGAGAGTACTGCGTTTGTAACAAACCCAATTGGCAGTACATTCAGTGCTACACAGCCTGTCACCACCGTAGTTCAGACACACCCCCAGGGGACAAGCACAGGTGCACCCACACTAGTCTCTTCACCCAGACCCAGCATCCTCCGCAAGAAACCTGTGAATGAGGG AGTGAAGCCCAAGCCTGACATTCATGTCGCCATGGCGCCTCCAGTGATGGCCACTGTGGAGGCTCTGCCCACTCATGGTGGTGAACAGCCCCTCTCAGCACCAGCTCCGCACCTATCACAGGCTATTCCTGCTCTTCTTGCCCCACCCATTCCCCCACCTCCTTCTCAGCCTGCAGCAGTTCTGTCTGCCCTCCCTGCAGCCATGGCCGTAACGCCTCCTGTTCCTGCCTCTATGGCCAATGCCGTCTCCTCTCCCACTCAGCCAGCAGCCAGTAGCACAGCAGCGCTTAGCTCCGCCCTCCCGGAGATCAAAGTAAAGCAGGAGGCGGAGTCTATGGACACCTCACAGCCAG CTCTTTCCATCCCCTCATCGACGGCCCCAGCCTCCATCTTCTCCTCTCAGGCCTCAGGCCTCACAGTGCCCCCTCAGCCTGGAGATCTTCTACCTGGTGCCTCGCCACGAAAGAAACCACGCAAACAACAGCACGTTATTTCCAACGAAGAgggagagatgatggagaccAACAGCACAGACGAAGAGAGGGCCACCAGCAGAACTCCGGGCAGCAAAGCAGAGAGACCAGAGTCACCTCCCAGGGAATATGTGG ATGAAGAGGGTGTACGGTACGTGCCTGTGCGTCCCAGACCCCCAATTACGCTACTGCGTCATTACAGAAACCCCTGGAAAGCTGCATACCATCATTTCCAGAGATACAGTGACATCCGTGTTAAAG AGGAGAAAAAGAATTCTCTCCAAGACGTAGCCAATCAGAGAGGCGTTGCATGCCGAGCCCAGGGCTGGAAGGTACACTTGTGTGCTGCACAGCTTAAGCAGCTG ACAAGCCTAGAACATGACGTGTACAGCCGCCTCATTACGCTGCAGGAAGGACTCATCCCAAAGAAGAGAGCAGGAGCTGATGATGACCTGCACCCTATCAACGAGCTCATTCAG GGTAACATGCAGCGCTGTAAGCTCGTGATGGATCAGGTGACTGAGGCAAGAGACACCATGATGAAAGTTCTGGACCATAAAGACAGAGTCCTCAAGTTACTCAACAAAAACGGCACAGTCAAGAAGAGCTCCAAGTTAAAGCGCAAAGAGCGGACCTAG